In Aedes albopictus strain Foshan chromosome 3, AalbF5, whole genome shotgun sequence, the following are encoded in one genomic region:
- the LOC109398512 gene encoding LOW QUALITY PROTEIN: uncharacterized protein LOC109398512 (The sequence of the model RefSeq protein was modified relative to this genomic sequence to represent the inferred CDS: inserted 3 bases in 2 codons), with amino-acid sequence MDYLQLSVIICSLIKFSAAGTELPGQLLSSPSLRNSPAKREAATEPTCDGVSVYSTCTDCNNILVCLGSTQXLSCNTSSQSAAFCVNGTCSTIPDTVEGCFPPPVICTDVGFXPDPTICQIYHYCEGADQESSVYECPPNYVYDAENTLCNTKDSIEDCVTVKCDQDKIFVSYGTSKKYFAFCLFEENAVSSMQVFKCPDNYQFHEVSCLFECPEAGNYAHMDATKYFQCYHSGAQLVFTVQNCPSGKTFDQSQQVCVTSEGND; translated from the exons ATGGATTATCTACAACTGTCAGTAATTATCTGTTcactgatcaaattttcagcagCCGGTACGGAACTGCCAGGGCAGTTACTTTCAAGCCCATCACTAAGAAATTCTCCAGCGAAAAGAGAAGCAGCTACAGAGCCAACCTGTGATGGAGTCAGCGTGTATTCCACGTGCACCGACTGCAACAATATTCTGGTTTGCTTGGGATCTACACA CTTGAGTTGCAATACATCTTCGCAGTCGGCCGCTTTCTGTGTAAACGGAACCTGTTCTACAATTCCTGACACAGTGGAAGGATGTTTCCCTCCACCAGTAATCTGTACCGATGTTGGAT TCCCGGATCCAACCATATGCCAGATTTACCATTACTGCGAAGGAGCCGATCAGGAATCTTCGGTTTACGAATGTCCACCAAATTACGTGTACGACGCGGAAAATACTCTCTGCAATACAAAGGACTCCATCGAGGACTGCGTAACGGTGAAATGTGATCAGGACAAGATTTTTGTAAGCTATGGAACTAGCAAGAAATATTTCGCTTTCTGCCTCTTTGAAGAAAACGCTGTTTCTAGCATGCAAGTGTTCAAATGTCCTGATAACTACCAATTCCATGAAGTGAGCTGCCTGTTCGAGTGTCCAGAGGCCGGTAATTATGCGCACATGGATGCAACTAAGTATTTTCAGTGTTATCACTCCGGAGCGCAACTAGTATTTACGGTTCAAAACTGCCCCTCCGGGAAGACTTTCGACCAAAGCCAACAAGTTTGTGTCACATCGGAGGGAAATGATTGA